A stretch of the Teretinema zuelzerae genome encodes the following:
- a CDS encoding (2Fe-2S)-binding protein, giving the protein MIPFELDGDLMFIDSNPGERLLHILRNRYSKFSAKEGCLSGRCGSCTVLMNGSPVPSCMIPVFQIRGASIITLEYFKTMVDYRDIEEGFASAKVEMCGYCDAGKILHAHALLEKTLRPTSEEIRECFAGNACRCTSIEDLIAGVKTAAVLRRKRKNAQ; this is encoded by the coding sequence ATGATACCATTCGAACTTGACGGCGACCTGATGTTCATCGACTCGAATCCGGGAGAGCGGCTCCTGCATATTCTGAGAAACCGCTACTCGAAATTTTCGGCGAAGGAAGGCTGCCTTTCCGGAAGATGCGGTTCCTGTACGGTGCTTATGAACGGAAGCCCGGTGCCGTCCTGCATGATTCCCGTGTTTCAAATCAGGGGCGCTTCGATCATCACTCTCGAATACTTTAAAACAATGGTCGACTACCGGGACATCGAAGAAGGATTCGCTTCAGCGAAGGTGGAGATGTGCGGATACTGCGACGCGGGAAAAATCCTCCACGCGCACGCCTTGTTGGAAAAAACGCTCAGGCCGACGTCCGAGGAGATACGGGAGTGTTTTGCGGGAAACGCATGCCGGTGCACAAGCATCGAAGATTTGATCGCGGGAGTAAAAACAGCCGCGGTTTTGCGGCGGAAGCGGAAAAATGCTCAATAA
- a CDS encoding xanthine dehydrogenase family protein molybdopterin-binding subunit has protein sequence MDERAFCTDLKFPNQYYGVLVRSSIQRGRLVNIKSPPLPDGYHLYTATDIPGENRLRAFGTSIPVFTPYEIAYFGEPLGVLVGPDLTKVRELVAEVLIETEKLDPLHFDTQFAASQVAAKRVIYIGDPDQVFEGEGLETESTTEIGPSDHYYAEPLAVNVNLAGDRMDIHLATQWPFHVRNTVSAVLDLDPREIRVAPTALGDPMDGKIWFPSLLAAQAALASVLCKHPVQIAFTRQEDFLFSGKSAPVLIRCRSKIGEDGKLKALIVRILVNAGAYSPLIDEIVDRISISATGLYEPEAYRVETWAIRTSLPPMGTLSGWGESSALLALESHFSKALQRMPISPVEWKLLNLRYKRTKKQEDRAGITDDIGEMEIAELLEHLCIASDFPRKYAAYSLLANRKKDFRDGTIKSISLATGFQGNGFTSRVPDGTKYSLEMTMETDGILKIFADVQSSGMRQAMRRTAADILGIEEDAIEFAGVDTDTMSETGPDTLSAKLAIQLPLLEKACATIQKQRFRQPLPISVKKIWTAPRASSWNPKTCCGTPFISTTPGACAVELELNPATYEVVIQNIWIACNAGKIRNKNSATTALRKSAYAALSKTLTEHITVKDGKLAPRDSIQYNVLSPAKMPDIHIILVDSESPSRGIGTIAGNLIPAAYNAALSQIIGKQAEKVPAPQDFIWAAMHAARKDVQ, from the coding sequence ATGGATGAACGGGCGTTTTGCACCGACTTGAAATTCCCGAATCAATACTACGGCGTACTGGTGCGCTCCTCGATTCAACGAGGGCGGCTCGTAAACATAAAGAGCCCGCCCCTGCCCGACGGATACCATCTCTATACCGCGACCGATATTCCCGGAGAAAACCGTCTGCGCGCATTCGGAACATCCATCCCGGTCTTCACTCCCTATGAAATAGCCTACTTCGGCGAGCCGCTCGGCGTTCTGGTCGGCCCCGACCTGACGAAGGTGCGCGAACTGGTCGCGGAAGTTCTCATAGAAACCGAAAAACTCGACCCGCTTCATTTCGATACGCAGTTTGCAGCCTCACAGGTCGCGGCGAAGCGAGTGATCTATATCGGAGATCCCGACCAGGTTTTCGAAGGAGAGGGGCTGGAAACCGAAAGCACCACGGAAATCGGGCCGAGCGACCACTATTACGCCGAACCGCTGGCGGTGAACGTGAATTTGGCGGGAGACCGGATGGATATCCATCTGGCCACCCAGTGGCCCTTCCATGTCAGGAACACGGTTTCAGCCGTTCTCGACCTCGATCCCCGGGAAATACGAGTTGCGCCGACCGCGCTGGGCGATCCGATGGACGGTAAAATATGGTTTCCATCCCTGTTGGCGGCTCAGGCGGCGCTAGCGTCGGTTCTATGCAAACACCCGGTGCAGATCGCCTTCACCCGCCAGGAAGACTTTCTTTTTTCAGGAAAATCGGCGCCCGTACTGATCCGCTGCAGAAGCAAGATCGGAGAAGACGGCAAGCTCAAAGCCCTCATCGTCCGCATTTTGGTAAATGCCGGAGCCTACAGCCCCCTGATCGACGAAATCGTCGACCGCATCAGCATTTCGGCGACCGGTCTATACGAACCCGAAGCGTACCGCGTTGAAACATGGGCGATCCGGACCAGCCTGCCCCCGATGGGAACCCTGTCGGGATGGGGAGAATCGTCCGCCCTGCTCGCTTTGGAATCGCATTTCTCGAAAGCGCTCCAGCGCATGCCGATCTCTCCGGTCGAATGGAAACTCCTGAATCTGCGGTATAAAAGGACGAAAAAGCAGGAAGACAGGGCAGGAATCACCGACGACATCGGTGAAATGGAAATCGCGGAATTGCTCGAACACTTATGCATAGCCAGCGATTTTCCCCGTAAATACGCCGCCTACAGCTTGCTGGCGAATCGCAAGAAAGACTTCCGGGACGGAACCATCAAATCAATCTCGTTGGCGACCGGCTTCCAGGGAAACGGATTTACTTCGCGCGTTCCGGATGGAACGAAATACAGCCTCGAAATGACCATGGAAACAGACGGCATCCTGAAAATTTTCGCCGATGTACAGTCGTCGGGAATGAGGCAGGCGATGAGACGGACGGCCGCCGACATTCTCGGAATCGAAGAAGACGCTATAGAGTTCGCAGGAGTAGATACCGATACGATGAGCGAAACGGGCCCCGACACGTTGTCCGCAAAACTCGCGATACAGCTTCCCCTGCTGGAAAAAGCGTGCGCCACGATTCAAAAACAACGCTTCCGCCAGCCGCTTCCGATATCCGTAAAAAAAATATGGACAGCTCCGCGCGCCTCGTCCTGGAACCCGAAAACCTGTTGCGGAACTCCGTTCATCTCGACGACGCCGGGAGCGTGCGCCGTAGAATTGGAGCTTAATCCCGCGACCTACGAGGTCGTCATTCAGAACATCTGGATCGCCTGCAACGCGGGAAAAATCAGAAATAAAAACTCGGCGACGACGGCTCTGCGAAAGTCGGCGTACGCGGCGCTGTCAAAGACGCTTACCGAGCATATCACGGTTAAAGACGGCAAGCTCGCCCCGCGGGACAGCATTCAATACAACGTTTTATCCCCCGCGAAAATGCCGGACATTCATATCATCCTCGTCGATTCGGAATCTCCTTCCAGGGGAATAGGAACGATCGCCGGAAATCTCATTCCGGCCGCTTACAACGCGGCCCTTTCGCAGATCATCGGTAAACAGGCCGAGAAAGTTCCGGCGCCCCAGGATTTTATCTGGGCCGCGATGCACGCAGCGCGCAAGGATGTTCAATAA
- a CDS encoding DegT/DnrJ/EryC1/StrS family aminotransferase produces the protein MNDNIPFFKPSFSQDEEDAVLRVLRSGWLTTGPEALAFENEFSRFIGGTHCLAVNSATSGLMLAYDAFGVGPGTSILTTPYTFASTATAARHLGADIRWADIESDSYNIDPNRIEEALKKHPEIRAIVPVHVAGLPCDMEAICYLGKKYGKAVIEDAAHAFPSRTPGGFAGTLGDAGVWSFYATKTITTGEGGMVHVRGDEAEKRIKLMRSHGINRTIWDRYTSVQASWVYDVVEDGWKCNLPDILAAIGREQLKKADSFLDQRSKTARKYAEAFRSCPSLELPPDGTGNAWHLFLLRIIPEKLTIGRDEFAAELQKQGLGISVHFIPHFELTYFKKRYNLTREEFPCSARRYETTITLPFWPGMSEEQEDRVIRAVISTADTYARS, from the coding sequence ATGAACGATAACATACCTTTTTTCAAACCGTCCTTTTCTCAGGACGAAGAAGACGCCGTTCTGCGCGTGCTGCGCTCGGGGTGGCTGACGACGGGTCCAGAAGCGCTTGCCTTCGAAAACGAGTTTTCGCGCTTCATCGGCGGAACGCACTGCCTCGCAGTGAACAGCGCGACATCTGGCCTCATGCTCGCATACGACGCCTTCGGCGTAGGCCCGGGAACATCGATACTGACGACGCCCTACACCTTCGCCTCTACGGCGACCGCGGCACGGCACCTCGGAGCCGACATACGCTGGGCGGACATCGAAAGCGATTCTTACAACATCGATCCGAACAGGATCGAAGAAGCGTTGAAAAAGCATCCTGAAATTCGCGCGATTGTTCCGGTCCATGTCGCGGGGCTTCCCTGCGACATGGAAGCCATTTGTTATCTTGGAAAAAAATACGGAAAAGCGGTCATCGAGGACGCGGCCCACGCCTTTCCCTCGCGGACGCCTGGAGGCTTCGCGGGAACGCTCGGCGACGCGGGAGTGTGGTCGTTTTACGCAACCAAAACCATCACCACCGGGGAAGGAGGCATGGTTCATGTGCGCGGCGACGAAGCGGAAAAGCGGATCAAGCTGATGCGGTCCCACGGCATAAACAGAACGATATGGGACCGGTATACCTCTGTGCAGGCATCCTGGGTCTACGACGTGGTTGAGGACGGATGGAAATGCAATCTGCCCGACATTCTCGCGGCAATCGGCCGCGAACAATTGAAAAAAGCTGATTCGTTTCTCGACCAGAGAAGCAAAACGGCCAGAAAATACGCCGAAGCCTTCCGGTCCTGCCCGAGCCTGGAGCTCCCTCCGGACGGGACGGGAAATGCATGGCATCTGTTCCTGTTGCGCATTATCCCCGAAAAACTGACGATCGGCAGGGACGAATTCGCCGCCGAACTGCAGAAACAGGGATTGGGCATTTCAGTCCACTTTATTCCGCATTTTGAACTGACATATTTTAAAAAACGCTATAATCTTACGAGAGAAGAATTTCCCTGTTCCGCGCGCCGATACGAGACGACAATTACGCTTCCCTTCTGGCCGGGCATGAGCGAAGAACAGGAAGACCGGGTGATCAGGGCTGTTATTTCGACAGCGGATACCTACGCAAGGAGCTGA
- a CDS encoding polysaccharide biosynthesis protein: MTKSFSETNIHIIGAGIAGTMLAREIREKGIFGKVIAFLDDDPQKIGKTIDGTPVLGPIEQTARLLRIGAGDEALIAIPSASPQTLRNIYSVLKAAGFSRIRLLPGIAQILEGSAHLIQARDINPQDLLGRAPVAISLKESLAYLRGKRVLITGAGGSIGSELARQLLSGGAERIYLFGHGENSIYQIDRELRLLQESGVGEKATIVPVIGELKDREYMRYIIGQLHCDVVFHAAAYKHVPLMEENPVAVMENNIFGTKNLIDACLAQGVKRFVLISTDKAVEPVSAYGVSKMLCENMVLDAGKKAPADTAYMFVRFGNVLGSRGSILPLFIDQIKKGGPVTVTDPQMVRYFMTIPEACSLVLKTGGVGKNGNSYLLDMGEPVKIIEIAEQLIRFMGYEPGKDIPVSIIGSRPGERLDEPLWSRREKPMETDFPRILKLERSEEDKTLDLDSFMEEIRPICLFDPEAAHLYRNRKELYRILAGHVPGIKEGMNGGKHER, from the coding sequence ATGACGAAGTCTTTTTCTGAAACGAATATTCATATTATTGGAGCGGGAATCGCCGGAACGATGCTCGCCCGGGAAATACGCGAAAAAGGAATCTTCGGAAAGGTTATCGCCTTTCTCGACGACGATCCCCAGAAAATCGGCAAAACCATCGACGGAACTCCCGTTCTGGGCCCCATCGAGCAGACGGCCAGGCTTCTCCGGATAGGAGCGGGCGACGAAGCGCTCATCGCGATTCCGAGCGCAAGCCCTCAAACGCTCCGTAACATTTACAGCGTGCTCAAAGCCGCCGGTTTTTCCCGTATCAGGCTGCTGCCCGGCATTGCCCAGATTCTTGAAGGATCGGCCCACCTCATACAGGCGCGAGACATAAACCCTCAGGATCTTCTGGGCAGAGCCCCGGTAGCGATCAGCCTCAAGGAAAGCCTCGCGTATCTGAGGGGAAAACGGGTGCTGATCACGGGAGCCGGAGGTTCGATCGGAAGCGAACTCGCGCGCCAGCTTCTTTCAGGCGGCGCCGAACGAATATATCTGTTCGGCCACGGAGAAAATTCAATCTATCAGATCGACAGGGAGCTGCGTCTTTTACAGGAAAGCGGGGTCGGAGAAAAAGCGACGATAGTGCCGGTCATAGGCGAACTGAAAGACCGTGAGTATATGCGGTACATCATCGGACAGCTGCATTGCGACGTCGTGTTTCACGCCGCGGCATATAAGCATGTGCCCCTCATGGAAGAAAATCCCGTCGCCGTGATGGAAAACAATATTTTCGGAACGAAGAACCTGATTGACGCCTGCCTGGCCCAGGGCGTTAAACGGTTTGTTCTTATTTCGACCGACAAGGCGGTTGAGCCTGTTTCCGCTTACGGAGTGTCGAAAATGCTCTGCGAAAACATGGTGCTCGACGCCGGAAAAAAAGCCCCTGCCGATACGGCCTATATGTTCGTGAGATTCGGCAATGTGCTCGGCTCGAGAGGTTCCATTCTTCCGCTTTTCATCGATCAGATTAAAAAGGGCGGCCCGGTGACGGTTACCGATCCGCAGATGGTGCGGTACTTCATGACCATTCCGGAGGCCTGTTCGCTCGTTTTAAAAACAGGCGGAGTCGGAAAAAACGGCAACTCATATCTTCTCGACATGGGCGAGCCGGTAAAAATCATTGAAATAGCGGAACAGCTCATCCGCTTCATGGGGTACGAGCCGGGAAAGGATATTCCCGTCTCGATCATCGGTTCGCGTCCGGGAGAACGCCTCGACGAGCCGCTGTGGAGCAGGCGCGAAAAACCGATGGAAACGGATTTTCCCCGAATACTCAAGCTGGAACGGTCGGAAGAAGACAAAACCCTCGATCTTGATTCCTTTATGGAGGAAATACGGCCGATCTGCCTCTTCGATCCCGAGGCCGCGCACCTGTACAGAAACAGAAAAGAACTCTATCGCATTCTTGCCGGCCATGTTCCGGGAATAAAGGAAGGAATGAATGGCGGAAAACATGAACGATAA
- the loaP gene encoding antiterminator LoaP produces the protein MEYFALQVKTRSEELYIQKVQTALPKIENEALRLIFPRKKMSQTKNGKKTTVLLPIFPGYIFIELPKLTDSLYWILRTTPGFYRFLPANSEAKPLSGRDLSILKHFMSFGPIAQASRVLFDENDRIQVIEGPLKGLEGKIVKVDRRKKRAKIQLDMYEESFFVDLAFEIIGRE, from the coding sequence ATGGAGTATTTTGCCCTCCAAGTTAAAACGCGCTCTGAAGAGCTCTATATACAAAAAGTCCAAACTGCTCTTCCCAAAATCGAAAATGAAGCCCTCAGACTCATTTTTCCGCGAAAAAAAATGTCTCAAACGAAAAACGGCAAGAAAACTACGGTTCTTTTGCCTATTTTTCCCGGATACATCTTTATAGAACTTCCGAAACTTACCGACTCTCTATACTGGATACTCAGGACGACGCCCGGATTCTACCGTTTTTTGCCGGCTAATTCCGAAGCAAAGCCCTTGTCGGGGCGCGACCTTTCGATTCTGAAGCATTTTATGTCTTTCGGTCCGATTGCGCAGGCATCCCGGGTGCTGTTCGATGAAAACGACCGGATACAGGTGATCGAAGGACCGCTCAAGGGATTGGAAGGCAAGATCGTGAAAGTCGACAGGCGGAAGAAGAGGGCCAAAATTCAGCTTGATATGTATGAAGAATCATTCTTCGTCGATCTAGCCTTTGAAATCATAGGTCGTGAATAA
- a CDS encoding SPOR domain-containing protein, with translation MKGLKTSIFSLLLILSTATAPLWAIWEGNAGIAAAGEFPSSGLFARSDMFPKNTIVEIQNLETEITIRAVITGPSGVPGLVAVLSPETASALSVRAGSVSRVRISVPSAVSETAARGTLSSPTASVNPDPDSNPAAAAAMAKIDLETTNADTSADDLISALGSEAAAEDAPAVQETPAEQTPAEESIAAQETAIPEDSAATAPASIIDTAPDLPASESPASVSEAFAAKEPELPSEAPAAAAPEVLDDPVAEAPETAPEHYFAEPELSLAAEEPPEAIAEQAAAVASDAPVPSIVPETEVSLVPSAERPPEAPVEQNISAVPVVPEIAAPAAPSAETAPSPIETVPSIAVVPSIRAPSKAASSASAAVVPPVQASAAPTAAVSASAPAPAAISGLPFISSFAKGSYYVQIASCAETLNAKKIVDEWGASYPVVVERSSSAKGELLKVYVGPVQKDEYGAVLERFRQLGFKDAFVKKAN, from the coding sequence ATGAAAGGCCTGAAAACCAGCATTTTCAGCTTGTTGCTTATTCTATCTACAGCAACCGCCCCCCTTTGGGCGATTTGGGAAGGAAACGCCGGCATCGCCGCGGCGGGCGAATTCCCCTCGTCCGGATTGTTCGCCCGCAGCGACATGTTCCCCAAAAACACCATCGTCGAGATTCAGAATCTCGAGACTGAAATCACTATCCGCGCCGTCATCACCGGTCCTTCCGGCGTTCCCGGACTCGTCGCGGTATTGTCTCCTGAAACGGCTTCAGCCTTAAGCGTGCGCGCCGGTTCGGTAAGCCGCGTGCGCATATCGGTGCCCTCCGCGGTTTCCGAGACAGCGGCCCGCGGAACCCTGAGCTCGCCGACCGCCAGCGTCAATCCCGATCCGGATTCGAATCCTGCCGCGGCCGCGGCCATGGCGAAGATCGACCTGGAAACAACGAACGCGGACACCTCCGCCGACGATCTCATCTCGGCCCTGGGCTCAGAGGCCGCAGCGGAAGATGCCCCCGCGGTTCAGGAAACTCCCGCGGAACAAACTCCCGCGGAAGAATCGATCGCGGCTCAGGAGACTGCCATCCCGGAAGACTCTGCCGCGACAGCTCCGGCATCGATCATCGACACCGCGCCGGACCTGCCTGCATCGGAATCTCCTGCCTCCGTTTCGGAAGCATTCGCGGCAAAAGAACCCGAGCTTCCCTCCGAGGCTCCCGCCGCGGCCGCTCCTGAAGTTCTGGACGATCCCGTCGCCGAAGCGCCTGAAACCGCGCCTGAACATTACTTTGCGGAGCCTGAGCTGTCCCTGGCAGCCGAAGAACCGCCGGAAGCAATCGCCGAACAGGCCGCTGCCGTCGCCTCCGATGCCCCCGTCCCTTCAATTGTACCCGAAACCGAGGTTTCCCTCGTCCCGTCGGCTGAGCGGCCTCCCGAGGCGCCCGTCGAACAGAACATTTCCGCGGTTCCGGTGGTGCCTGAAATCGCGGCTCCGGCCGCTCCTTCTGCTGAAACCGCGCCGTCGCCGATAGAAACCGTCCCGTCGATCGCCGTCGTTCCTTCAATCAGGGCTCCCTCGAAAGCCGCCTCTTCGGCTTCCGCCGCCGTCGTTCCCCCGGTTCAGGCAAGCGCCGCGCCGACCGCGGCCGTCAGTGCTTCGGCCCCGGCTCCCGCCGCGATATCGGGCTTGCCCTTTATCAGCTCCTTTGCGAAAGGAAGCTACTATGTGCAGATCGCAAGCTGCGCCGAAACTCTCAACGCCAAGAAAATCGTAGACGAGTGGGGCGCTTCGTATCCCGTCGTCGTCGAGCGCTCTTCCAGCGCGAAGGGCGAATTATTGAAAGTGTACGTCGGACCCGTCCAAAAAGACGAATACGGAGCTGTCCTCGAACGTTTCCGCCAGCTCGGATTCAAGGATGCCTTCGTCAAAAAGGCGAATTAA
- a CDS encoding diacylglycerol/lipid kinase family protein, translating to MDYIEQLSFIVERSSAFAGKHVRISVIVNPVAGGFTIPSRVKANKIALEEAVQSVSYRKPAARSCSCAVFRTESAGHASRLARAVFDSILEDAASDVLHLVVTAGGDGTSLDVQAEMAKMVLEEGRGELSDRVCLLRLPFGTGNDGSDGRTLSESFTRLVGDSRFEFRPAVVVRPHNCSASPWYAFNIASLGLDAFVTHMTNHVKRIVPGDVYKIWVDAACLFYNRLYPLGSMRVNAYSADGTQVSSYAEPLLLQVMGVSGYRTYGSNQRILPDERNVCAARDMSLLRKLSLKKYVKEGTHAGFPEMIMYTAAKLVINYDKKILVQMDGESHLLDAASFPLVMELSKPFMQVLVPQM from the coding sequence ATGGACTATATCGAACAACTTTCGTTTATCGTTGAACGCTCCAGCGCCTTCGCCGGAAAACATGTCAGAATCTCTGTCATCGTAAATCCCGTCGCGGGCGGCTTTACCATTCCTTCCCGGGTAAAAGCGAATAAAATCGCTCTGGAGGAAGCCGTTCAGTCTGTTTCCTATCGGAAGCCGGCAGCCCGTTCCTGTTCCTGCGCTGTGTTTCGCACTGAATCGGCCGGACATGCTTCCCGCCTGGCGCGCGCCGTATTCGACTCGATTCTTGAAGACGCGGCTTCAGATGTTCTTCATCTCGTCGTAACCGCCGGCGGCGACGGAACAAGCCTGGACGTCCAGGCTGAAATGGCGAAAATGGTTCTGGAAGAGGGCCGCGGCGAATTGTCCGATCGGGTCTGCCTTCTCAGACTGCCCTTCGGCACCGGAAACGACGGCTCAGACGGTCGAACGCTCTCTGAATCCTTTACTCGCCTTGTCGGCGACTCCCGCTTCGAATTCAGGCCGGCCGTAGTCGTTCGCCCGCATAACTGTTCTGCTTCCCCCTGGTACGCCTTCAACATCGCGAGCCTCGGCCTCGACGCCTTCGTCACCCACATGACGAACCATGTCAAACGGATCGTTCCCGGGGACGTCTACAAAATCTGGGTCGACGCCGCTTGTCTGTTCTACAACCGCCTCTATCCCCTCGGATCGATGCGGGTTAACGCGTATTCAGCCGACGGCACGCAGGTTTCCTCCTACGCTGAACCCCTGCTTCTCCAGGTGATGGGCGTATCAGGCTACCGCACCTACGGCTCCAACCAGCGCATCCTTCCAGACGAAAGGAACGTCTGCGCCGCCCGGGACATGAGCCTCCTGCGCAAGCTGTCGCTTAAAAAATACGTAAAAGAGGGAACTCATGCGGGTTTTCCCGAAATGATCATGTACACTGCCGCCAAACTGGTCATCAACTACGATAAAAAGATTCTCGTGCAGATGGACGGCGAGTCCCACCTTTTGGACGCGGCAAGTTTTCCGCTGGTAATGGAATTATCGAAACCCTTCATGCAGGTTCTCGTTCCGCAGATGTAG